In the genome of Telluria mixta, the window ACGACAGAGAGACACACATGAATATCATTGGACCCGACGCGCTGGTCTTCGGCGTCGACGACGTCGAAGCCTGCGCACTGTACCTGACCGACTACGGCCTGACGCACGTCGGCAACGGGCGCTTCGAGGCGCTCGACGGCACCGCGATCGTCCTGGCGCACAAGGACGACGCGGCATTGCCCGCGCCGCTCGGCACCGCCAGCATGCTGCGCAAGACGATCTACGGCGTGGCCGACCAGCAGTCGCTGGACGCCATCGCCGCCGAGCTGGCACGCGACCGCGACGTGCGCGCGCTGGCCGACGGGAGCATCGAGGCGGTGGACGACATGGGCTTCGTGCTCGGTTTCCAGGTGACCGTGCGGCGCCCGATCGGCCTGCCGGCCGAGGCGGTGAACGCGCCGGGCGCCCCGAACCGTCCCGTGAACCACACGGCCGTCGACGAGAACGCGCCGGCGCTGCCCCGCACCCTGTCGCACGTCGTGTACTTCGTGCCCGATGCCGCCAGGGCGGAAGCCTTCTATGTCGAGCGGCTGGGCTTCCGCTGCACCGACCGCCTGCTGGGCGCCGGCCCGTTCCTGAAGCCGGCCGGCACGGATGACCACCACACGCTGTTCATGATCCAGACGCCGCCGTTCATGAAGGGTTGCGAGCACTTCACGTTCCACATGGGCGGCCCGACGGAAGTCCTGCAGGCCGGCACGCGCTTCGTGAACAAGGGTTACCAGTCGTTCTGGGGCCCGGGCCGGCACAAGATGGGCTCGAACTGGTTCTGGTACTTCAACAGCCCGCTCGGCTGCCACGTCGAGTACGACGCCGACATGGACCTGCACGACGAGGCGTGGACCGCGCGTGCGATCCCGATGAGCGCCGACGCGTCGCAACTGTTCCTGTTCCAGCAACGTGATAAATGGGCGCCGGGCGGTCCGCCGCCGGGTGCCGCGGGTGCCGGCGAAAGGCACTGACGTGTTCCTGTGCCGGCTCGACGATCTCGCGGACGGCGCATCGCGCGGCTTCGATCCCGGCCGGACCGGCCAGGACACGGTGCTGCTGGTGCGCCGGGGTGCTACGATCCATGGCTGGCGCGACGCCTGTCCGCATCACGGCGGCACGCCGATGGCCTGGCGCAAGGACGCGTACCTGAACGCCGCGCGCGACCGCATCGTGTGCGCGGCGCACGGTGCACAATTCGACATCGAGACGGGTGTCTGCACGCTGGGGCCCTGCCTGGGCCAGCGGCTGCAACCCGTCGAACTGACCGTCACGGCGGCGGGAAACATCAACATTCGCCTGGAAGGCGAAGAGGAGACATGACATGGCAGTGCCAGTCAAGAAGGTTCTGATCATCGGCGGCGGCTTTTCCGGGATGGCCGCCGCGATCCAGCTGCGCAAGCAGGACATCGACGTCGACGTGGTCGAGATCGACCCGGGCTGGCGCTCGTACGGCGCCGGCATCAGCCTGGGCGGCGCGACCATGCGCGCGCTCGTGCAACTGGGCGTCATCGATGCCTTCCTGGCCGAGGGCGCCGCGTCCGACGGCGTCGAAATCCACATCCCGACCGGCCAGAAGGTCGCGGAACTGCCGACGCCGCGCCTGGCCGGTCCCGACGTTCCCGGCAACGGCGCCGTCATGCGCCCCGTGCTGGCGCGCATCCTGGCGGATGCCACGCGCGCGTCGGGTGCCAATGTGCGGTTGGGCACCACGTTCACGCGGATCGAGCAGGACGCGGGCGGCGTCGACGTCACGTTCACCGACGGCACTACATCCCGCTACGACCTCGTGATCGGGGCCGACGGCCTGTATTCGAAGGTGCGCGAAGCGGTGTTCCCGGACGCGCCGAAGCCGCAGTACACCGGCCAGGGCGTGTGGCGCGCCGTGCTGCCGCGTCCCGCCGACATCAACGGCACCATGATGTGGCTGGGCCCGAAGATCAAGCCGGGCCTGAATCCGGTGTCGAAGGACGAGATGTATCTGTTCGTGACGGAAGACCGCGCGACGAACGACTACATCGACCCGGCCGAGTTCCTGGCGCGCGTGAAAGCGCTGCTCGCACCATTCCCCGACCCGCGCCTGCAGCGCGTGCGCGAGGCGCTGAACGAGGACTCGCAGATCATCTACCGCCCGCTGGAAAGCCTGCTGATGCCGAGCCCCTGGTACAAGGGCCGCGTCGTCCTGATCGGCGACACCGTGCACGCGACGACGCCGCACATGGCTTCCGGCGCCTGCATCGGCATCGAGGACGCGCTCGTGCTGGCCGACGAACTCGCGCGCGCCGGCAGCGTCGACCAGGCGCTGGACCGTTACCTGGCGCGGCGCTGGGAGCGTTGCCGCATGGTCGTGCAGAACTCGAGCCGCCTGGGCGAGATCGAAATCGCCGGCGGTGACAAGGAAGAACATGCCCGCATCATGCGCGCGACGCTGGCGGCGCTCGCAGCACCCATCTGAGGAGACACCATGACCCGCCAATTCATCGACCTGTCGATCTATCTCGAGAACGAACCCCTGTCCGATCCGCCGCCGCTGGCGCCGAAGATCACGTACCAGAAGCACCAGGACACGCTGCACGAATTCATGGCCATGATCCCCGGCACCACGCCGGCGGACTACCCGGACGGCGAAGCTGCGGCGGCCGAGTGGGTCACGATGACGACCCACAGCGGCACGCACCTGGACGCCCCTTACCACTTCCACTCGACGATGGACGCGAAGACGGGCGAGAAGAAGAAATCGATCACCATCGACGAGGTGCCGCTGGAATGGTGCTTCCAGCCCGGCGTGAAGCTGGATTTCCGCCACTTCCCGGATGGCTACGTGGCCACGGCCGCCGACGTGGAAGCGGAGCTGAAGCGCATCGGCCACGACCTGCAGCCGTTGGACATCGTCATGGTCAACACGCGTGCAGGCAGCCGCTACGGCCACAACGACTTCGTGTCGGCCGGCTGCGGCATGGGCTACGAGGCGACGATGTATTTGCTGGAGCGTGGCGTGCGCCTGACCGGCACGGACGCGTGGAGCTGGGATGCGCCGTTCTCGTACACGGCCAAGAAGATCGCCGAGACGGGCGACGTGTCGCTGATCTGGGAAGGCCACAAGGCCGGGCGCGACATCGGCTACTGTCACCTGGAGAAGCTGCACAACCTCGAAGCCCTGCCGGGTCGCGGTTTCTATGTGTCGTGCTTTCCGCACAAGGTGCGAGGGGGCTCCGCGGGCTGGACGCGTGCCGTGGCCATCGTCGACGACGCGCTGCTCGCGTTGCCGCGCAAGTAAGGAGGGTGGGATGAAATTTGCCACCTACCGCGACGGTTCGCCCGATGGTCGACTGCTCGTCGTGTCGCGCGACCTGCGCCACGCCGTGGATGCGACGGCCGTCGCGCCGAACCTGCTGACCGCGCTCGAACGCTGGGCCGATGTCGCGCCGCGCCTGCAGGCGCTGGCCGACGCGCTGAACGACGGCCGCGCGGCCGGCGCGTTCGACTTCGACCCGGCGCAGTGCATGGCGCCGCTCCCGCGCACCTTCCAGTGGTGCGACGCGTCGGCATTCCTCAATCACGGCCGCCTGATGGAGCGCGCGTTCAACACGCCGCCGATCCCCGACTTCGAGACGATTCCCGTGATGTACCAGGGCGCGTCCGACGATTTCCTCGGTCCGCGCGAGGACGTGCCGCTGCCGGACGAAGCGCTGGGCATCGACTTCGAGGGCGAGTTCGGCGTCGTCGTCGACCGGGTGCCCATGGGCGCGACGCCGGCGCAGGCGCTGGCGGCCGTGCGCCTGGTCGTGCAACTGAACGACTGGAGCCTGCGCGCCCTGGGCCCGCGTGAGATGAAAAGCGGCTTCGGCTTCCTGCAGGCGAAACCGTCGACGAGCTTCGCGCCCGTCGCCGTCACGCCGGACGAGCTGGGCGACGCGTGGCGCGACGGCCGCGTGCACCTGGACTTGCAGGTCGAGTGGAACGGCACCGCGTTCGGTCATCCGAATGGGCGCGAGATGAATTTCGGCTTCGGGGACTTGGTCGCGCACGCGGCGCGCACGCGCAAGCTGGGCGCGGGCACCATCGTCGGTTCAGGCACCGTGTCGAATGCGGACCGCGCCGTGGGCTCGGCTTGCATTGCCGAGCGCCGCGTCGTCGAGATCATCGACCATGGCGAACCCAGGACGGGCTTCATGCGATTCGGCGACCGGGTGCGCATGTGTGCGCGCGGTGCCGATGGCGATGCGCCGTTCGGCGTCATCGAACAGCGCGTCGTGCGCGACTGAGTTCGACCGTGTCCCTTCACCGGTGCATGGCGCTTGCGCGTCCGCACCGGCTTTTTTTTGCGCTGTGTTCGTGTTACTTCGGTAACCCGCCTAACGACCCAAGGGGGCACGACCGTGAAAGTCTAATGCCGCATGGGTTCAAACAGGGTCGGCAGGCTCGCGTCCGGATAGTGGGGAGCGGCGCCGGTGCCGCTCGACGATCCTGAGCCGCTCATCAAGACCATGAGTCCGGAGACGACGCCGGCGGCGACAAGTCCTTTGAGTATGATCATATTGGTCTCCAACGTAATTCTTGTTGGATCGATTATGTACACGGTCCGGGCGGATCCGCTATGGATTTTGTAAATACTAGGTATCGGTGGCGTCGATGACTGCGACCTGCGGCCGCACGCATCAATCCGTCGATAGATCCTGTTCAGGAAGCCCGTTATCGTCGACAGGAAACAAGCGGCAGACCCGGGCCGCCCGCTTCCTCTCTGTCAGTGGTTGTGCCGCGGCATCCTGGCCGCGACGCCGCGGTACGGCAGCGCGAGTTCCATGCATGCACCGGTCTCGAGCTGGCCGACCGTGGCCCGGTACAGCTCCTGCCACGGCGTCTGGCTCGGCGGGACGGCCGGGAAGCCTTCCGCCTTGCGCGCCGCGATCACGTCGGCGCCGACAAGGGCGTCGCACGTGCCTTCGTTCAGGTCCACGCGGATGATGTCGCCGGTGCGCAGCCAGGCGAGTCCGCCACCGACCGCGCTTTCCGGCGAGGCATTCAGGATCGACGGACTGTCCGACGTCCCCGACTGCCGCCCGTCGCCCAGCGTGGGCAGGTTCTGGATGCCGCGCCGCAGCAGCGCGTCGGGCGGCTGCATGTTGACGACTTCGGCCGAGCCGGGCCAGCCGACGGGGCCCGCGCCGCGGATCACGAGCATGCAATCCTCGTCGATGTCCAGCGCCGGATCGTTGATGCGCGCGTGATAGTCGTCGGAGCCGTCGAACACGATCGCTCGGCATTCGAACACGTTTTCCCGGCCCGGGCGCTGCAGGTAGCGCTGGCGGAACTGGTCCGAGATCACGCTCGTCTTCATGATCGCGAAGTCGAACAGGTTGCCCTTCAGGACCAGGAAACCGGCCGCCTCGCGCAGCGGCCTGTCATAGGGGCGGATGACGTTGCAGTCGCAGGTCGCGCGGCCTTGCAGGTTGGCGCGCATGCTGCGGCCGGTGACGGTCGGGCGGTCGCTGTGCAGCTTGCCGACGTGTTCCAGCTCCCACATCACGGCCGGCACGCCGCCGGCGCGATGGAAGCGTTCGCCCAGGTATTCGCCCGAAGGCTGCATGTTCAACAGCAGCGGCACGTCGTGGCCGTGGCGCATCCAGTCGTCGGGGGAAATCTCGACGCCGGCATGGCGCGCCATCGCCATGATGTGCGGCTGCGCGTTCGTCGAGCCGCCGATCGCGGCATTGACGACGATCGCATCGAGAAAGGCGTCGCGCGTGAGGATCCGTGACGGCCGCAGGTCCTCGTGCGCCATGCCGACGATGCGCCGGCCTGTCTCGTACGCCATCTGGCCCCGTTCGCGGTAGGGCGCCGGAATCGCCGCGCAGCCGGTCAGCGACATGCCCAGCGCTTCCGCCAGGGCATTCATCGTCGACGCCGTGCCCATCGTATTGCAATGGCCGGCCGACGGCGCCGATGCGGCCGCGATCTGCAGGAATTTCTCGTTGTCGATCGTGCCCGAGGCCAGCTGCTTGCGCGCTTTCCAGATCGCTGCACCGGAGCCGACCAGCTCGCCGTCGAGCCAGCCGTCCAGCATCGGGCCGGCGGAGAGGACGATGGCCGGAATGTCGACGGTGGCGGCGGCCATCAGCTGCGCCGGCGTTGTCTTGTCGCATCCCGTCGTGAGCACGACGGCGTCGATCGGGTAGCCGTGCAGGATCTCGACCAGGCCCAGGTAGGCCAAGTTGCGGTCGATCGCGGCGGTGGGACGGCGGCAATTTTCGAAGATCGGATGCAGCGGGAATTCCAGCGGGATGCCGCCGGCGTCGCGGATGCCGGCGCGCACGCGCTGCGCCAGCTCCAGGTGGATCCGGTTGCATGGCGAGATATCGCTGCCGCTCTGGGCGATGCCGATGATCGGCTTGCCGGAGCGAAGCTCTTCCGGCGTGATCCCGTAGTTCATGAATCGTTCGAGGTACAGCGCGGTCATGTCGATGCGCTCCTCGTTGTCGAACCAGTTCTGGGAGCGGAATCGGCGGGTGTGTGTGCTGGTCATCTTGCGTGTCCTGGCAGAGTGGATGGATGCGAAGATAGCGAACAACCCGTGCCGGACGCTGCGCCAGGTCCGGCACGGGGCACGCTCAGTCCTGCTGCGCGCGGACTTGCGGGAGGTGGTCGATCGGTTCGATCGTGATGTTGCGGAAGTAGGTTTCGGCGCCTTCCGACTGCAGTTGGATGCGGCCTTCAGTCAGTGGGCGCACCGGCTTGCCCGGTCCGTCGGTCGTCCTGAGATTGTGCG includes:
- a CDS encoding VOC family protein, producing MNIIGPDALVFGVDDVEACALYLTDYGLTHVGNGRFEALDGTAIVLAHKDDAALPAPLGTASMLRKTIYGVADQQSLDAIAAELARDRDVRALADGSIEAVDDMGFVLGFQVTVRRPIGLPAEAVNAPGAPNRPVNHTAVDENAPALPRTLSHVVYFVPDAARAEAFYVERLGFRCTDRLLGAGPFLKPAGTDDHHTLFMIQTPPFMKGCEHFTFHMGGPTEVLQAGTRFVNKGYQSFWGPGRHKMGSNWFWYFNSPLGCHVEYDADMDLHDEAWTARAIPMSADASQLFLFQQRDKWAPGGPPPGAAGAGERH
- a CDS encoding Rieske (2Fe-2S) protein, translated to MPAKGTDVFLCRLDDLADGASRGFDPGRTGQDTVLLVRRGATIHGWRDACPHHGGTPMAWRKDAYLNAARDRIVCAAHGAQFDIETGVCTLGPCLGQRLQPVELTVTAAGNINIRLEGEEET
- a CDS encoding FAD-dependent oxidoreductase, giving the protein MAVPVKKVLIIGGGFSGMAAAIQLRKQDIDVDVVEIDPGWRSYGAGISLGGATMRALVQLGVIDAFLAEGAASDGVEIHIPTGQKVAELPTPRLAGPDVPGNGAVMRPVLARILADATRASGANVRLGTTFTRIEQDAGGVDVTFTDGTTSRYDLVIGADGLYSKVREAVFPDAPKPQYTGQGVWRAVLPRPADINGTMMWLGPKIKPGLNPVSKDEMYLFVTEDRATNDYIDPAEFLARVKALLAPFPDPRLQRVREALNEDSQIIYRPLESLLMPSPWYKGRVVLIGDTVHATTPHMASGACIGIEDALVLADELARAGSVDQALDRYLARRWERCRMVVQNSSRLGEIEIAGGDKEEHARIMRATLAALAAPI
- a CDS encoding cyclase family protein, yielding MTRQFIDLSIYLENEPLSDPPPLAPKITYQKHQDTLHEFMAMIPGTTPADYPDGEAAAAEWVTMTTHSGTHLDAPYHFHSTMDAKTGEKKKSITIDEVPLEWCFQPGVKLDFRHFPDGYVATAADVEAELKRIGHDLQPLDIVMVNTRAGSRYGHNDFVSAGCGMGYEATMYLLERGVRLTGTDAWSWDAPFSYTAKKIAETGDVSLIWEGHKAGRDIGYCHLEKLHNLEALPGRGFYVSCFPHKVRGGSAGWTRAVAIVDDALLALPRK
- a CDS encoding fumarylacetoacetate hydrolase family protein, which gives rise to MKFATYRDGSPDGRLLVVSRDLRHAVDATAVAPNLLTALERWADVAPRLQALADALNDGRAAGAFDFDPAQCMAPLPRTFQWCDASAFLNHGRLMERAFNTPPIPDFETIPVMYQGASDDFLGPREDVPLPDEALGIDFEGEFGVVVDRVPMGATPAQALAAVRLVVQLNDWSLRALGPREMKSGFGFLQAKPSTSFAPVAVTPDELGDAWRDGRVHLDLQVEWNGTAFGHPNGREMNFGFGDLVAHAARTRKLGAGTIVGSGTVSNADRAVGSACIAERRVVEIIDHGEPRTGFMRFGDRVRMCARGADGDAPFGVIEQRVVRD
- a CDS encoding IlvD/Edd family dehydratase, which encodes MTSTHTRRFRSQNWFDNEERIDMTALYLERFMNYGITPEELRSGKPIIGIAQSGSDISPCNRIHLELAQRVRAGIRDAGGIPLEFPLHPIFENCRRPTAAIDRNLAYLGLVEILHGYPIDAVVLTTGCDKTTPAQLMAAATVDIPAIVLSAGPMLDGWLDGELVGSGAAIWKARKQLASGTIDNEKFLQIAAASAPSAGHCNTMGTASTMNALAEALGMSLTGCAAIPAPYRERGQMAYETGRRIVGMAHEDLRPSRILTRDAFLDAIVVNAAIGGSTNAQPHIMAMARHAGVEISPDDWMRHGHDVPLLLNMQPSGEYLGERFHRAGGVPAVMWELEHVGKLHSDRPTVTGRSMRANLQGRATCDCNVIRPYDRPLREAAGFLVLKGNLFDFAIMKTSVISDQFRQRYLQRPGRENVFECRAIVFDGSDDYHARINDPALDIDEDCMLVIRGAGPVGWPGSAEVVNMQPPDALLRRGIQNLPTLGDGRQSGTSDSPSILNASPESAVGGGLAWLRTGDIIRVDLNEGTCDALVGADVIAARKAEGFPAVPPSQTPWQELYRATVGQLETGACMELALPYRGVAARMPRHNH